CCCGTAAGCCGATAGCCCTTGTTCAGCTTGTCCTGCCAGAAGGGAATGCCAGAGCGGGGACCGTCAAGTGAGCCGCCGTTGATCGCTTCGATGGATGTTACGCGGCTATAGTCCGTGTCCGGAACCGTCCAGCCGCAGCCCATGCAAGCTGCGCCAGAGGGCGAGCCGGGGTGATTGATCGAAAACAATCCATGCTGATCCTGCACTTGTTGCAGCATCTGATTGATGTTCGGCACGTGTGGGCTTGTCAGCCGAAAATCGATGAAGCTTGTCGTTCCAAAGACATTAGCGTGTCCCTGAAAGGTCGTGATCTCGCGGCCTGGGATCAGCAGCAGTTGATCGAAGTATGGCTGTAACTCGCGCATGTCGTTATATTGCGAGATTGTATTGTGATCGGTGATTGCGATGAAGTCGAGCTTCCTGTTCGCAGCCGCTTCGACTGTTTTGTATAGCGGGCATGGGACTTTTTGCCCCGACTGGCTGAGGCACGATCCGTCGCTGTGGGCGTTGTGCATGTGCAGATCGCCGCGATACCATGCAGGACCGTTACGCAAGGGCGTCTGGCTAAACGTCGAAACCTCAGGCGTTTCGCCGGCATGAGCGAAATAGATTTTGGCTTCGTATTCGGAGCGCACGCCTTCCTCGATATTTGGAACACCCAGAATGAGCTTCCACTTACCGGGGATAATTACTCCCGGAAGATAAGACGGCGTGGCATCTGTCTCGGAGATAGTGAAGTAACTCTTGTTGCCGCCGCTCCATCCACGAAAGCGCTCGCTATCGAAGACGCCCAGATCAATGGAGGTATGCTTATCGCGCTCGGTGTAGGAAAGCTCCACGCTCACGCGGGTGACGCCTTTCGGTACTGCAAAGGGCAGCTCCTTGTAAGTCTGGCGATCGGCATAGGTGACCGTTCCATGCAACACCACGTCGGGCTTCGCGTGCTGGGCATATCCAAGAGGTTCGTTCAAGCACGGGATCATGCATAGCAGAGCAATGACGATTGTCCAGCCGTGGGAAAAACCAAGGCGCTTTGCTGTCAAACTGAAAACTCGCTTCCGATTCATATTGTCTTCTCCATGCGGCCGAGGGAAGGATTTATCCCATCTTCCGCTAGTCAAATAATCCGAGGGTAATCCGAGGGCAAAGCCGTACATGCCGTGGTGATTCTTTCTTCTCTATGATCAAGGCTCGACACGCGAACCGTTGCACAGACCTTATAGCGAAATGGATGCAAGCCGTGAACACTTACTAAACGCCGTAGCTATAAACACGGAGAGCCCGGAAGCTCCCTTGCATTGCGAGGGATAATTCCGGGCTCAGGGTTATGGTGAGTGTTAGAAATCCAGCTTGAGTGCAAATTGCAACAGTCGCGGACCATTCCGCAATGCGGTGATTTCACTGAAGGCAACCGGATTGGTGTAATTCAAGTTACCCGGCTGTGCGAACTCTGGATGGTTGAAGGCATTGAACGCCTCGGCCCGGAACTGCAGACGGGCTACATCTCCAAATGCGAAGTTCTTGAAGATCGAGGAATCCAGGTTGTACCATCCTGGTCCGCGCACCTGCTGTGGAGCGCCACCAAGAACGGAGTAGTTCGATTGTCCAATCTGAGTGGCCGCGGCCGGCTGGGAAAATGCGGCGGGATTTAGCCATTGCTGTTGGTTGTGAGGACCGGCATAGAGATTCTGCCCTGGAACTACAGGAGCGAAGCAGCCAAAGTCCGAGGTAGTCGCAGTGGCGCAACCAACCGTCAGCGGGTTTCCGCTCTGGTAGGTGTAGATAGTGTTGACCGTCCATCCGCCGAGAACTGTATCGACTGCGCGGTTTGCGTTTCCTAGGAATTGCTTGTTATGGCCAACCGGCAGAGCATAAGTTCCAGACGCGTGGATGACGTTCGTGGCGTCCGTATCGCAGAGACCGTAATCTCCCTTGATTCCGAAGCCAGGCAGCCATTGCGCACGATAAGCCGATGTTGCAGTGCCCTGTGTTCTTTGATCGCTGTAGCACCGGCTGTAGGTGTAGTTAGCTAACATACGCAGGCCCCAGCTCTCCTCGTGCTCATAGGTTGCCTGCATGGAGTTGTATGAGCTGTCTCCATTCGTCGACTCGTAGATCGCATTGGGCGCGAACTCCGGAAAGGGAAGGAAGCTCTGATAGTTGTTGCTCTGTGTCGGCAGCTGCTGGATGTTGGTGCCTACCGGCAGGATCTGGGAGGGAGAATTGTCTGCACCGAGATTATCCAGGTGACGGCCAACCGTGCCGACATATCCAATCTGGAACGAATCGTGATTAGTGAACTGCGTTTGCGTGGTCAGGTTGTAAGTCTGAACAGCAGGCGTCTGATAGCTGTACTGGCGCCCATACAGGTTAATGCCGTAGCCATTGACCTGCGTCGGGTCAGAAAGATTGATGGTTGAGAAGGTGTTCTCCATGGTCGCTGTCTGACCATTGGAGAGCTGCAGAGGAGCCTGCGAGCTAGGCGCGTTCTGAGTGATCGCGTAAATGAAGGGATAGTTGGTGCCGAGGGTTCCACCAAAACCGAGATTGCCCAGAGCGCCATAGGAGATGCCATAACCGCCGCGAACTACGAGGGTTGGCGTGATCTTATAGGCAAATCCTATTCTGGGGGCGAAATTGGTGGGTTGAGCGTGGCCCAGAGTCAGGCTGGAGACGCAATCGAGATTGATGTTGCTTGCAGCCAGAAGGGCGTTAAAGGTGGACGACCGCGCGACCTGGCATCCCTTGTTCGACATGTAGTACGTACCCGTCGAGCCGTTGCCGCCGTTGGCGATGAAATTAGCCTGACGTCCGTTGACTTCCGCATACGGTGTGAAGTAATCCCAGCGGAGTCCCAGATTCACGGTAAGAGCCTGCGTGACTCTCCAGTTATCCTGGAAGTAAATTCCCGAGTACCAGCGATGATATTGAACTCCAGCAAAGTTGGAGCCTTCAAAGCTGGCGAGTCCACCGACTTGATTGACGCCGCCAACAGTAGAATTCGTTGGGCTCAACAGAAGATCGGCAATGCCATTCAGCTGTTCATTCTTGTTGGGAACGTCCGTGAATTGTCCGCTGTAGGTAAAGAGGCCTCTGGGCGCGGGAGGCTGCTCGATGTTGCCTTCCAAATCGTCTAGCTGAGCGCCGAACTTGAAGGTGTGATTGTGAAATTGCTTGGTCACGTTGTCCGAGTATTCCGCATCCCATACGGTTTGGACGGTCGGCCGGTCATCGGTTGGTCCAAGCTGGCTCAGCCCATCGATGTTCAGCGTGGAAAGGCCGCCATTATTTGTAACTTGTGGAATGCCCTGAATGCCGTACTGCGCAGGAATACCGGGGGTGTTTGCGTCGGACAAGATCTGATTCTTTTCGCTGTGTCCGAAACCGAAGTGAAATTCATTGACCAGGGTCGGGCTAAACGTGTGGGTATAGCCGGTTGCTACTTCGTAAGACGGGAAGCTGTCGTTCTGGTCGTTCTGTCCGGGCAAGGCACCGGGCGCAAATTCGCTGTAATAGCTTTCGTCGAAGACGGCGAAGAGTGAGTCCTTGGCGCCAAAGGTGTGGTCGATCCGAAGATCGTATGCATTGATGGTGAAGGTTTCCTTGGGATTGTTGAGGTAGTTGTTTGCAAGTCCTGACCCATTGGGCAATGGATATTGGCTAAGCAGCTTCACCGCGTTGGGGTCCAGGCGCCCGGCCGGCAGCATGTTCAGCTTCGAGGTCATGCCGGTGAAGTTCGTGATTCCGCCTACACTTCCGGTAAAGAACGGGTCACGGACATAGACTGCGCTGGACGATGAATTCTGCAGACCGGTGATCGGATCCACTTGTCCAGCTCCCACCATACGGGTGGTTGCGGGATCGAGAACGGTGCCATGCGGAATCACGCGACCCAGACCGTCGGTCGTTGTGCCGCCGTTATACGTGATCAGATCCTGCAAATTGGTGAAACCGCTATTGACCATGTTGGGAGTGGGAACCGTGCTGATCGCTTGAGAAGGTGTGACAATTCGTGTTCCCTGGTAATCGAAGAAGAAGAAGGTCTTGTCTTTGCCGTTGTAGAGCTTGGGAAGGAGGACTGGCCCGCCCACCGTTCCGCCGAACACATTCTGGCGGTACTCGGGGATTGCGTTGTGCTTCTGGGCATCGAAATAATCGTTGGCGTCGAAGTCATTGTTGCGGATGTATTCCCAGAGATTTCCGTGAAGTTGATTCGTTCCGGAACGTATGACGGCATTGATCACGCCGCCTGTGGAGTGACCGAATTCGGCGCTATTATCCCCGTTCTGCAATTTGAATTCCTGAACGGCATCCGGGGGAGGAGTGACGGTGGCGTCGGTACCGACCGAGCTGCCTCCAAAAAATTCGATGTTGTTGTTGATGCCATCTAGGCGAAAGTCATTCTGATAGAGCTGCACGCCATCCACCGAGTAGAAGGCGTTTTCCGGTGTGCCACCGTTCTGCCCGATCGGAGCAGTTGCGACGCCCGCGGCAAGCTGTCCCAGAGAGCCCCAGTTGCGGTTTTCCAACGGCATATCGTTGAGCGCCTGGCCGCTAATCGTCTGTCCGACAGAGCCGTCTTCCGCCTGTAGGAGAGGAGCCGCGGCGGAGACAGTGACTTCCTGCTGCACGCTGCCGGTAGCGAGCTGGAGATCGATGGTCGCGGTCTGCTGGACATGCACCTCGACTCCGCGGACCACGCGGGTTTCAAATCCAGTCGCAGCAGCGGTGATGGTGTAGGTGCCCAGATTCAGCCCGTTGAACGCATAGTCGCCGCTCGCGTTGGAGGTGGTGACGGCGGTGATGGCGGTGAGATCGTTCTTGAGCGTGATATTGGCATTGGCGACAACCGCGCCGGATGAATCCTTAACGGTGCCGGTGATGCCGCCTGCGTCAATTTGCGCCCAGGCCGTGCCTGAGAAAAGGATTGCGAAGAGCAGCGCGCAAGCCAACGCGACAACTCGGTTCTTAGAGCCGATGTGTTTCATGGTCTCCTCTGAAATGGTGCGTGAACTGTTTCATGTGTTTTTTGAACGATCCGTGCAGCGAGGAAGGCTTGAGGCCAGTTGCCCTCAGCCGCTCGGAGTGAGAGTGCCGCCCGTTATCGATTCCGAGTCTAGCGACGACAGTCCTAATGGAAGATTGGGGCCTTTCAGGAACCGCCTTCAAGGGTATTTAGAGGGTATACACTCCATTTTTCCGGCAAAAACGCAGATTTCGCGTTGAATGCATGAGGCTCTGAGGCAATATTAAAATTTGGCTTCGGCAGGGGGTATACACCTCGCGTGTGCTATGTTTTAAGTGTGAATAGATGGCGTGAGAGTAAGAGGTTTGCGTCAATACGGAAGCGCATACAAACGAATTCACCGACGTCTTAACATTCGCATTCCTAGCGACGCGGAACGCAAGCCAGATGTGCGTCGCGTTCCGGTACGCTATTCGTTGATCTCACCGAGGTATCAGTGGTTACCGTGTCTGTTGATCCTCTCGACACGACTCCTGAACAGGAACTCGTTCATCGCATCCTGACAAGCAAGCATTTCAACAAGGCTCCGCTCTTGTCGGAGTTTTTGGCTTACGTGTGCCGTCGAGCGCTCGGAGATGGCGCTGACCGTATCTCGGAACAGGAGATTGGGGTAAGCGTCTTTGGCCGCAAGCACGGATACAACTCCAAGGAAGACAATATAGTCCGGAACTATGCCCGGCAGTTGCGCAGGCGGCTCGAAGAGTACTACTTGACCGACGGGCGGGACGAGACGCTTCGCATAGAGATTCCGAAGGGCGGATACCTTCCCGCATTTGTATCCATTCAGGGCGCGACGGACGCGGAACCGATGGATGGGGAATCTCTCCCGGACGAAGACCAGGAGCAACCGCCCCGAATTTTCTCTTCGCGTTCGCCTGGATTGAAGCGAGCCGGAGCCGCCACTATGGCCATGATCGTCTGTTCCCTGCTGGTGGGCGTAGCGGCAGGCGCAGCAGGGATCTGGGCATGGCAACACTTCAAATCTCCAGCCAGTCATGTCAGCGAAATGCATTTGCTGTGGGCGCAGCTCTTCCGGCCGGACCAGGATACGTTTATCGTGCCCGCGGATACGGGCTTCGTCATGCTTCAGGAGATCAAGGGAAAATCCTATTCTCTGGCGGAATATGCGAGCTGGTCTTCGGTCAAACAGCCCGAGCCCAGCTTCATAGCGGACCTTAAAAATCGAAAATACACCAGTGTGATGGATATCGAGACGGTGGTGCAGCTCGAACGCCTGCCGGAACTGATACAGGATCGCTGTCTGATTCGGAATGCGCGCAGCCTGACCCTTGAGGACTTAGGCGAAAGAAACATGATTCTTCTGGGGTCCGTCTATAGCATCCCCTGGATAGAACTTTTTCAGAAGAACCTGAATTTTCAGTTTGTCTACCGGCCAGGAGAGAACCGCGCATGGATCGAGAATCGGCACCCTGCTTCGGGCGAGGCAGCTACCTATGCCAACAATTGGAATGGCCTGTCCGAGAAAGCGTATGCCGTGATTGCCTTCCTACCCAACCTGAATAAGACGGGCCATGTTCTGTTGGTGCAAGGTCTGGATGGGGCGGGCACGGATGCAGCCGTGAACCTTCTTTTCCACACCGGGGATTTGAACGGAGTGATCGATCGAGTTCGACACGCCGATGGAACTCTGGGAAGCTTTGAAGTTCTCCTCGAATCGACCAGCGTCAACTCTCACGCTACGAATATTCGCATCGTGTCGGTTCGGGAACCGCGCTGAAAACCTCTGCTAACTAACTTACCCTCAATTATTTAGGCCACGCCGCATTCCGTTCGATTTTCTTGCATTATCATGGACTTACAGGGCTAGGCCTCAGATCTTAATCTGCCGCTTCCCGGTTCAAGTCCTGGTGGACCCGACTTTTTGAGGATTTCTATGGCTGCACTGTTAGACGCGATCAACGTCAAGCGCAAGATGTATTTCGAGTTCGAAGGTGCTCCGTATTACTGCCTCGAATCCGAAATTTCGACCCCTACGGCAAGAGGTGGCCAGACCCTGGTTCGGCTGAAGATGCGCAACCTGCTCACGCGTGCGGTCTTCGACAAGACCTTCAAGGCCGGGGACAAGTTCAAGGAGCCTGATCTGCAGATGGTCGAGGTCTCGTACCTGTACAGCGATGCGGATGGCTCGTACTTTCTGGACCAGGAGAGCTTTGACACGCTTACGCTCAACGTCGACATGGTCGGTGATGCCCTGGACTTTCTGCTGGAAGGCACGATCCTTCAGATTCATAAGTTCAATGGCAACCCGATCGGACTGCAACTGCCCCAGCAGGTGGAATTGGCGGTTACGTATACGGAACCGGGTGTTCGCGGAGATACGGCCAGCGGCGCGGTTACCAAGCCGGCCAAGCTGGAAACAGGCATCGAAATTCGCGTCCCTTTTTTCATCAAGCAGGATGAAAAGATCAAGGTGTATACGGAGACGCGGGAGTTCGCCGGCCGGGCCTGACTCTTGTAGGCGCTATTCTTCGTCCGGATCGATGAACCGCGATTCACTTAGATCCAGTTCGCGCTGGATGCGCCGCAGGACTTGATCGTTGATTCGTCCTTCGTCGCGTAAGCGAACCGCCGTTTCGCGCTCGATGCGCGCCGTTTCCCGTGAAATTTCGACAAAGCTGTAGTGGTGCGAAACATGCTCCGGATCCGCTTCCGCGGGCTGTAGGCTGGCAAGCCGATGACGATAGTGCCCGACGATGTCGTCAATGATGTGATCGAGCTCCTCGCTTCGTTCTTCCCGGATGGACTCCAGATGAGAGATGGCGGCTTCGATCACGATGCGCCGCGCCTCCTGCTCCTCGTAATCCGGGCCCGCTGAACCATGCAGGCCAAGGGCGCGAACCAGCGGCGTCAATGTCAGGCCTTGAAGCACC
This portion of the Acidicapsa acidisoli genome encodes:
- a CDS encoding CehA/McbA family metallohydrolase, encoding MNRKRVFSLTAKRLGFSHGWTIVIALLCMIPCLNEPLGYAQHAKPDVVLHGTVTYADRQTYKELPFAVPKGVTRVSVELSYTERDKHTSIDLGVFDSERFRGWSGGNKSYFTISETDATPSYLPGVIIPGKWKLILGVPNIEEGVRSEYEAKIYFAHAGETPEVSTFSQTPLRNGPAWYRGDLHMHNAHSDGSCLSQSGQKVPCPLYKTVEAAANRKLDFIAITDHNTISQYNDMRELQPYFDQLLLIPGREITTFQGHANVFGTTSFIDFRLTSPHVPNINQMLQQVQDQHGLFSINHPGSPSGAACMGCGWTVPDTDYSRVTSIEAINGGSLDGPRSGIPFWQDKLNKGYRLTGVGGSDNHDADYPPQTRSAIGHPTTVVYAANLSERAILDAIRVGHVFIDIEGTSNRILEFTAQAGTATAAMGDAIQSPADQKVKFSIKMTELEGAHPEVIQDGEITTLVDAAAVQGKEETRNFDYTSDGKRHWLRINIRSSGGSLLIAGNPIYLNF
- a CDS encoding carboxypeptidase-like regulatory domain-containing protein, producing MKHIGSKNRVVALACALLFAILFSGTAWAQIDAGGITGTVKDSSGAVVANANITLKNDLTAITAVTTSNASGDYAFNGLNLGTYTITAAATGFETRVVRGVEVHVQQTATIDLQLATGSVQQEVTVSAAAPLLQAEDGSVGQTISGQALNDMPLENRNWGSLGQLAAGVATAPIGQNGGTPENAFYSVDGVQLYQNDFRLDGINNNIEFFGGSSVGTDATVTPPPDAVQEFKLQNGDNSAEFGHSTGGVINAVIRSGTNQLHGNLWEYIRNNDFDANDYFDAQKHNAIPEYRQNVFGGTVGGPVLLPKLYNGKDKTFFFFDYQGTRIVTPSQAISTVPTPNMVNSGFTNLQDLITYNGGTTTDGLGRVIPHGTVLDPATTRMVGAGQVDPITGLQNSSSSAVYVRDPFFTGSVGGITNFTGMTSKLNMLPAGRLDPNAVKLLSQYPLPNGSGLANNYLNNPKETFTINAYDLRIDHTFGAKDSLFAVFDESYYSEFAPGALPGQNDQNDSFPSYEVATGYTHTFSPTLVNEFHFGFGHSEKNQILSDANTPGIPAQYGIQGIPQVTNNGGLSTLNIDGLSQLGPTDDRPTVQTVWDAEYSDNVTKQFHNHTFKFGAQLDDLEGNIEQPPAPRGLFTYSGQFTDVPNKNEQLNGIADLLLSPTNSTVGGVNQVGGLASFEGSNFAGVQYHRWYSGIYFQDNWRVTQALTVNLGLRWDYFTPYAEVNGRQANFIANGGNGSTGTYYMSNKGCQVARSSTFNALLAASNINLDCVSSLTLGHAQPTNFAPRIGFAYKITPTLVVRGGYGISYGALGNLGFGGTLGTNYPFIYAITQNAPSSQAPLQLSNGQTATMENTFSTINLSDPTQVNGYGINLYGRQYSYQTPAVQTYNLTTQTQFTNHDSFQIGYVGTVGRHLDNLGADNSPSQILPVGTNIQQLPTQSNNYQSFLPFPEFAPNAIYESTNGDSSYNSMQATYEHEESWGLRMLANYTYSRCYSDQRTQGTATSAYRAQWLPGFGIKGDYGLCDTDATNVIHASGTYALPVGHNKQFLGNANRAVDTVLGGWTVNTIYTYQSGNPLTVGCATATTSDFGCFAPVVPGQNLYAGPHNQQQWLNPAAFSQPAAATQIGQSNYSVLGGAPQQVRGPGWYNLDSSIFKNFAFGDVARLQFRAEAFNAFNHPEFAQPGNLNYTNPVAFSEITALRNGPRLLQFALKLDF
- the efp gene encoding elongation factor P, which translates into the protein MAALLDAINVKRKMYFEFEGAPYYCLESEISTPTARGGQTLVRLKMRNLLTRAVFDKTFKAGDKFKEPDLQMVEVSYLYSDADGSYFLDQESFDTLTLNVDMVGDALDFLLEGTILQIHKFNGNPIGLQLPQQVELAVTYTEPGVRGDTASGAVTKPAKLETGIEIRVPFFIKQDEKIKVYTETREFAGRA